The Fulvivirga ligni genome window below encodes:
- a CDS encoding NAD-dependent epimerase/dehydratase family protein, producing MKIKVIITGSTGMVGGGVLHYCLQDPNVEEILVINRSSCGVESSKLKEIIHKDFNDLRPIENSLVGYDACFFCLGISSVGLSKEDYFRITYTLTMHMAELVSRLNSDMTFCYYSGAGTDSTEKTSKMHWAKVKGKTENDLLELPFKRVFALRPGFILPIKGQPNVHTYYKYISWMFPMGRLIYAKGFCKLDELARAMIRLVKVGYEKKVLEGDDIIMLGK from the coding sequence GTGAAGATTAAAGTTATTATCACCGGGAGTACTGGTATGGTGGGAGGGGGAGTGCTCCACTATTGTCTGCAAGATCCTAATGTAGAGGAGATTTTAGTCATTAATAGAAGTTCTTGTGGTGTGGAGTCTTCCAAATTAAAAGAAATAATTCATAAAGATTTTAATGATTTAAGGCCTATTGAAAATTCATTAGTAGGTTATGATGCATGCTTTTTCTGTTTAGGAATATCTTCTGTGGGTTTATCGAAAGAAGATTATTTCAGAATTACTTATACACTTACCATGCATATGGCGGAATTAGTGAGCAGGCTAAATTCCGATATGACCTTTTGCTATTATTCGGGAGCTGGCACTGATAGTACTGAGAAAACAAGTAAGATGCACTGGGCAAAAGTAAAAGGGAAAACTGAGAATGACCTGTTGGAACTGCCCTTTAAAAGGGTATTTGCATTAAGGCCTGGTTTTATCTTGCCGATTAAAGGTCAGCCAAATGTTCACACTTATTATAAGTACATTTCATGGATGTTTCCTATGGGTAGGTTAATCTATGCCAAGGGCTTTTGTAAACTAGACGAGCTAGCCAGAGCTATGATCAGGCTGGTGAAAGTTGGGTATGAAAAAAAGGTATTAGAGGGAGATGATATTATTATGCTAGGCAAGTAG
- a CDS encoding bifunctional helix-turn-helix transcriptional regulator/GNAT family N-acetyltransferase, with protein sequence MEFFNNTGKMAIGSRLRLLTEKITTDATSLYQLYGTDIQPKWFPVFYVLSQGEPQAITTISKEIGHSHPSVSKIVREMSKAGLVKEMKDKTDGRRNVISLSSKGEEIAEKMKDQYEDVTNAVEDIMSQTRNDLWQAIEEWEYLLEQKPLLRRVIEQKKIRESKEVSVVEYSPQYKKAFKDLNEEWISKFFKMELPDVKALEDPEGYILNKGGSILVALYQDEPVGVCALVKMEDEVYDYELAKMAVSPKVQGKGIGNILGEAIKTKARSLGATNLYLESNTILKPAISLYEKLGFKKVVGHTTPYERCNIQMELIL encoded by the coding sequence ATGGAGTTTTTTAATAATACCGGAAAGATGGCTATAGGGAGTAGGTTAAGATTACTCACCGAAAAAATAACCACAGATGCTACAAGTTTATATCAGCTCTATGGCACTGATATTCAGCCTAAATGGTTTCCTGTGTTCTATGTACTATCACAAGGAGAGCCGCAAGCCATCACAACTATTTCGAAGGAAATTGGCCACTCACATCCATCTGTGAGTAAGATTGTGAGAGAAATGTCTAAGGCAGGCTTAGTGAAGGAGATGAAGGATAAGACTGACGGCAGAAGGAATGTAATTTCTCTATCCTCAAAAGGAGAGGAAATAGCAGAAAAAATGAAAGATCAATATGAAGATGTGACTAACGCTGTGGAAGATATTATGTCGCAAACACGTAATGATTTATGGCAGGCTATTGAGGAGTGGGAGTATTTATTGGAGCAAAAACCTTTATTACGGCGTGTAATTGAGCAGAAGAAAATACGCGAAAGCAAAGAGGTTTCTGTGGTAGAATATTCACCTCAATATAAAAAGGCCTTTAAAGATCTGAATGAAGAATGGATCTCTAAGTTTTTTAAAATGGAGCTGCCTGATGTGAAGGCGCTCGAAGACCCTGAAGGTTATATTTTAAATAAGGGCGGCAGTATACTGGTTGCGCTCTATCAAGATGAACCCGTTGGAGTTTGCGCCTTGGTAAAAATGGAGGATGAGGTGTATGATTACGAGTTGGCTAAAATGGCAGTTTCTCCAAAAGTTCAGGGAAAAGGTATAGGAAATATTTTGGGCGAGGCCATTAAAACTAAAGCCAGAAGCCTGGGAGCCACTAATCTGTATTTGGAGAGTAACACTATACTAAAACCTGCTATTTCACTTTATGAAAAACTGGGTTTTAAGAAAGTGGTAGGACATACTACACCTTATGAAAGATGTAATATTCAAATGGAATTGATTTTATAA
- a CDS encoding M48 family metalloprotease yields the protein MKFIHYPLSPKLENTDFLKPSASFKKIAVSVVLSIIMFFLFYLLLVALGAGILVGSVYAGLGMMSVRIMWFTVVAGIGIMALGLMFFIFLVKFIFARSKDENPYRMQIHESEHPELFSFIKQLSLDTKTKFPKKIFISPDVNAKVFYNSSFWSLFFPVRKNLEIGLGLINTLTISELKGVIAHEFGHFSQRSMKLGSYIYTVNRAIYNLVYTHDSWDNWLAQWASAGGLFGIFAGLTFWMVERVRDLLKVAHNLININYMKLSREMEYHADLVAISVSGNEPFKNALRKIEFGGIAYGLTTGHLDKLANHNLATKNLYHNHIDSLAFLAEKNNIPYHNHQLTLSDEDIKDHIVKTRVNYKDQWASHPTLEEREASIARVNIQTETAEESAWQLFREPASLQETVTKKLYEIGFNNTDFEEITTEEYKAYMTSEADIYTLADEYNGYYDGRMFSKFNPADTNALPVAYSTFDEAYAQENIDLIKSLIANKTDLETLNLINDKNISAKHFEFDGVQYKRKQAKPLIQRLEKEVQEQEQQLLKQDQKVFGYHLLMAKIKEKEGSLISAYRKYTGYVTNMNELEGYAYRIGSLNQRLYSKMNWTEDEIKIVATDIAGIEKEFKLYISDDSLKEISQYIDVAKDQEYLENYIHSDTYLNRSYAFSHEHFQAFINLFNLVHSAASVATSKQLKTLTDFQLTLERSAQYVTE from the coding sequence ATGAAGTTTATCCATTATCCTCTATCTCCTAAATTAGAGAATACTGATTTTTTAAAACCCAGCGCTTCTTTCAAGAAAATAGCTGTATCAGTGGTTTTATCTATCATTATGTTCTTCCTATTTTACCTACTCTTGGTAGCATTAGGTGCTGGCATTCTAGTAGGTTCAGTATACGCAGGGCTGGGGATGATGTCAGTAAGAATCATGTGGTTCACGGTGGTGGCCGGAATAGGCATAATGGCTTTAGGTTTGATGTTTTTCATATTCCTGGTCAAATTTATTTTCGCAAGAAGCAAAGATGAAAATCCTTACCGAATGCAAATACATGAGTCTGAGCACCCTGAGCTTTTCAGCTTTATAAAACAGCTTAGCCTTGATACAAAAACTAAGTTTCCTAAGAAAATCTTTATATCTCCAGATGTTAATGCTAAAGTATTTTACAACTCTAGTTTTTGGAGTTTGTTCTTTCCAGTCCGTAAAAATCTGGAAATAGGCTTAGGACTTATTAATACCTTAACCATCAGTGAATTAAAGGGTGTTATCGCACATGAATTTGGCCATTTCTCACAGCGCAGCATGAAGCTTGGGAGTTACATTTACACGGTAAACAGAGCAATCTATAACCTGGTATACACCCATGATAGCTGGGATAACTGGCTCGCACAATGGGCCTCCGCCGGCGGGCTCTTTGGTATTTTTGCTGGCCTCACCTTCTGGATGGTAGAAAGAGTGAGAGACTTACTTAAAGTAGCTCATAACCTGATCAATATTAACTACATGAAGCTTTCGCGAGAAATGGAGTATCATGCTGATCTGGTAGCAATAAGTGTAAGCGGCAATGAACCTTTCAAAAATGCCCTAAGAAAAATAGAATTTGGAGGAATAGCTTACGGCTTAACCACTGGCCACCTGGACAAATTGGCCAATCATAATTTAGCCACCAAAAACCTTTATCACAACCATATTGACAGCCTGGCATTCCTCGCCGAAAAGAATAATATACCATATCACAATCATCAGCTCACATTATCCGATGAAGACATTAAAGATCATATTGTAAAAACCAGGGTAAATTACAAAGATCAATGGGCATCGCACCCCACTTTAGAAGAAAGAGAAGCAAGCATTGCGAGAGTTAACATCCAAACTGAAACTGCGGAAGAAAGTGCCTGGCAATTGTTTCGTGAGCCAGCAAGTCTTCAGGAAACCGTTACCAAAAAGCTTTATGAGATCGGCTTTAATAATACTGATTTTGAGGAGATCACTACTGAAGAATATAAAGCCTATATGACTTCTGAAGCAGACATTTATACTTTAGCGGATGAATACAACGGCTACTACGACGGAAGGATGTTCAGCAAATTCAACCCTGCTGACACTAATGCCTTACCAGTGGCTTATTCTACCTTTGATGAGGCCTATGCCCAGGAAAATATTGATCTCATAAAAAGCCTAATTGCTAATAAAACTGATTTGGAAACTTTAAACCTGATCAATGACAAAAACATTTCAGCCAAGCACTTTGAATTTGATGGTGTTCAATACAAGCGAAAGCAGGCCAAACCACTGATTCAACGCCTGGAAAAAGAAGTTCAGGAACAGGAGCAACAGCTTCTAAAGCAAGATCAAAAAGTATTTGGATATCACTTACTGATGGCCAAAATCAAAGAAAAAGAGGGATCTCTAATATCTGCCTACAGAAAATACACTGGTTATGTTACTAACATGAATGAACTAGAGGGCTATGCTTATAGGATTGGTAGCCTCAACCAAAGGTTATACTCTAAAATGAATTGGACTGAAGATGAAATAAAAATAGTGGCCACAGACATAGCTGGTATTGAGAAAGAGTTTAAGCTTTATATTTCCGACGACAGCCTCAAAGAGATAAGCCAGTATATAGATGTAGCTAAAGACCAGGAATATTTGGAGAATTACATTCATTCAGACACCTATCTAAACAGGTCATATGCTTTTTCTCATGAACATTTCCAGGCCTTTATCAATCTATTTAATCTGGTTCATAGTGCAGCTAGTGTAGCTACCAGTAAACAACTTAAAACATTAACAGACTTTCAGCTTACTCTGGAGAGAAGTGCTCAGTACGTTACTGAGTAG
- a CDS encoding DoxX family protein: protein MLPKNTETSTLQKVLRIILGLFMILAAIGHMTFQREEFQAQVPQWVPLSKDLVVILSGVAELMLGVAMVFITRYKVWAGLALAIFYVLIFPGNIAQYTNGIDAFGLDTDKKRLIRLFFQPVLILWALWSAGVLKVWFSKK, encoded by the coding sequence ATGTTACCAAAAAATACAGAGACTTCTACCTTGCAAAAAGTACTTCGGATCATCCTGGGGTTGTTTATGATACTGGCGGCCATAGGGCACATGACTTTTCAGAGGGAAGAGTTTCAGGCTCAGGTGCCGCAATGGGTGCCGTTAAGTAAGGATCTTGTGGTAATTCTGTCTGGAGTAGCCGAATTAATGCTTGGTGTAGCCATGGTGTTCATCACTCGTTATAAAGTGTGGGCCGGTTTGGCTCTGGCTATATTCTATGTGCTAATTTTTCCAGGAAATATTGCTCAGTATACAAATGGGATTGATGCCTTTGGTTTAGATACCGATAAGAAGAGATTAATCCGATTGTTCTTTCAGCCTGTGCTTATTTTATGGGCACTGTGGTCTGCGGGCGTTCTAAAGGTTTGGTTCTCAAAAAAGTAA
- a CDS encoding Crp/Fnr family transcriptional regulator — MQNFETYLHDFVKLPADAMQALLDLFTPVSMEKQFHFAREGEYCKKLCFIQEGIMRAYYRNPKGEEFNKLFFVNPAIVGGYSSLITGNKNMINIQCLTECTLLQANFQDILDLYEEFPLVERLNRIIAEDFFVKKERREMTLVMNDASERYKIFKEEYPQLENQIAQYHVASYLGVTPTQLSRIRAKRA, encoded by the coding sequence ATGCAAAATTTCGAAACTTACCTCCACGACTTCGTAAAACTTCCCGCCGATGCTATGCAGGCTTTATTAGATCTCTTTACTCCGGTGAGCATGGAAAAGCAGTTTCATTTTGCCAGAGAAGGCGAATATTGTAAAAAGCTCTGCTTTATTCAGGAAGGGATTATGCGTGCATACTATAGAAACCCAAAAGGAGAAGAGTTCAATAAGTTGTTTTTTGTTAACCCCGCCATAGTAGGAGGATACTCGTCTCTGATCACGGGCAACAAAAATATGATCAACATCCAATGCCTCACCGAATGCACTTTACTCCAGGCTAATTTTCAAGACATTCTGGACCTGTACGAGGAGTTTCCACTTGTAGAGAGACTGAACAGGATCATTGCTGAAGACTTCTTTGTGAAAAAAGAAAGAAGAGAAATGACGCTGGTAATGAATGACGCCTCTGAAAGATATAAGATATTTAAAGAGGAATATCCACAACTGGAAAATCAGATTGCCCAGTATCATGTAGCCTCTTATTTAGGTGTAACACCCACGCAGCTCAGTAGGATTAGAGCAAAAAGAGCCTAA
- a CDS encoding NAD(P)-dependent oxidoreductase — protein sequence MKLGWIGLGKMGVPMSEKLINAGHDLIVYNRTADKMKPLTDQGASTASSPADLLDQSDVVFLMISDDAAVEDVFTGEDGLLKSSAEGKVVINMSTITPDMSKAMAEKCEAKGIDYVDAPVSGSVKQAQEATLVIIAGGKQDVVEKVKPQLELIGKAVVYIGEIGTGNAAKLAVNTFLGIVTQGLAETIEFSKSMGVKTEDFLSILNNSALGSPYIKIKSDAVLQDNYNAAFTLEHLSKDLRYAKASGLQGKTGLDTHDSFQDARAAYGDEDVMAIIKHLQK from the coding sequence ATGAAACTAGGATGGATAGGCTTAGGCAAAATGGGAGTGCCTATGTCAGAAAAGTTAATTAATGCAGGTCATGACCTGATTGTATATAACCGCACTGCGGACAAAATGAAACCACTTACTGATCAGGGAGCCAGCACAGCATCATCTCCAGCTGATTTGCTGGACCAGAGTGATGTAGTGTTCCTTATGATATCTGATGATGCGGCAGTGGAGGATGTGTTCACAGGAGAAGATGGCTTGCTGAAGAGCTCTGCTGAAGGGAAAGTGGTCATAAACATGAGCACCATAACTCCTGATATGAGCAAGGCGATGGCGGAGAAATGCGAGGCAAAAGGCATTGACTATGTGGATGCTCCGGTATCGGGTAGTGTGAAGCAGGCGCAAGAAGCTACTTTAGTAATCATTGCAGGCGGTAAACAGGATGTGGTAGAGAAGGTGAAGCCTCAACTGGAATTGATTGGAAAGGCTGTGGTGTATATTGGTGAAATTGGAACTGGTAATGCAGCTAAGTTGGCGGTAAACACCTTTCTGGGTATAGTAACGCAAGGATTAGCTGAAACCATAGAGTTCAGTAAATCTATGGGAGTAAAGACAGAGGATTTTCTAAGTATCTTGAATAACAGTGCATTAGGTAGTCCTTATATTAAGATAAAGAGTGATGCAGTGTTGCAGGATAACTACAACGCGGCTTTTACCTTGGAGCATCTTTCTAAGGATTTACGTTACGCCAAGGCTAGCGGATTACAAGGCAAGACCGGGCTGGATACTCATGATTCTTTTCAGGATGCCAGAGCCGCATATGGTGATGAAGATGTGATGGCAATCATAAAGCATTTGCAAAAATAA
- a CDS encoding MarR family winged helix-turn-helix transcriptional regulator, with protein sequence MMSKSKTESQPQLWLENQICFPLYATSRMVTKLYAPLLKELDLTYPQYLVLLVLWREDMKTVNQISDLLLLESNTLTPLLKRMEQKGIVKRNRSNADERQVIISLTAKGVKLQDKAACIPEAIFSQLQSDDVNAEEALIFKKVLDKLLQKFQQLADEA encoded by the coding sequence ATGATGTCAAAGAGTAAAACTGAAAGTCAGCCACAATTATGGTTGGAAAATCAAATTTGCTTTCCTCTATATGCTACCTCAAGAATGGTGACAAAGCTATATGCTCCGCTACTCAAGGAGCTTGATCTTACTTATCCGCAGTATCTGGTTTTATTGGTATTATGGAGAGAAGATATGAAAACTGTGAATCAGATCAGCGATTTGCTGCTTTTGGAATCTAATACGCTCACGCCTTTACTAAAAAGGATGGAGCAGAAAGGAATAGTTAAAAGGAATAGATCTAATGCCGATGAAAGACAAGTTATAATCTCTCTTACTGCTAAAGGAGTAAAACTTCAGGATAAAGCTGCTTGTATACCTGAAGCCATATTTTCTCAGCTGCAGTCAGATGATGTGAATGCTGAAGAAGCTTTGATCTTTAAAAAAGTGCTTGATAAGTTATTGCAGAAGTTTCAGCAATTAGCTGATGAGGCCTAG
- a CDS encoding OsmC family protein, with translation MAKTHLYQTQLKWTGNTGEGTANYRSYERSHIISVSGKPDIPGSSDPSFRGDKSRYNPEEMLVSSLSSCHMLWYLHLCSEAGIIVESYEDEAEGVMQETADGGGHFSEVTLKPVVTISDSSMINTANKLHEQANKLCFIANSCNFPVKHSAKCLVSE, from the coding sequence ATGGCCAAAACACACCTATATCAAACTCAGCTAAAATGGACAGGAAATACCGGAGAAGGCACTGCCAATTACAGATCATACGAGCGCAGTCATATCATCTCCGTAAGTGGTAAACCAGACATTCCCGGCTCTTCTGATCCTTCTTTCAGAGGGGATAAATCAAGATATAATCCTGAAGAAATGCTGGTTTCATCTCTATCTTCATGCCATATGCTATGGTATCTGCACTTGTGTTCAGAAGCTGGAATTATTGTAGAAAGCTACGAAGATGAGGCTGAAGGCGTTATGCAAGAGACTGCTGACGGTGGCGGACACTTCAGTGAGGTTACGCTAAAGCCTGTGGTAACAATTTCAGATTCATCTATGATTAACACAGCCAATAAACTTCACGAACAGGCCAATAAACTCTGTTTCATTGCCAACTCATGTAACTTCCCTGTTAAGCATTCTGCCAAGTGCTTAGTGAGCGAATAG
- a CDS encoding DoxX family protein encodes MKNKIIFWVSTGLISLMMLFSAYAYFTNPEMEANFKHVGFPDYFRIELAVAKIIGVIVLLIPAPKMIKEWVYAGFGITFISAFIAHSAVGDPISGKVMPLVALALLAVSRIYLDKK; translated from the coding sequence ATGAAGAACAAAATCATTTTTTGGGTCTCTACAGGACTCATATCTCTCATGATGTTATTTAGTGCTTATGCCTATTTCACTAACCCTGAAATGGAAGCCAACTTCAAGCATGTCGGCTTTCCAGATTATTTCAGAATAGAACTAGCTGTAGCTAAAATTATAGGTGTGATAGTACTATTAATTCCTGCGCCTAAAATGATTAAAGAATGGGTTTATGCTGGATTTGGAATCACCTTTATATCAGCATTTATCGCTCACTCAGCCGTAGGAGATCCAATTTCTGGTAAGGTTATGCCTTTAGTAGCCTTAGCTCTACTGGCGGTGTCAAGAATTTATTTAGATAAAAAATAA
- a CDS encoding aldose 1-epimerase family protein — protein sequence MTYTIENQYLKVSAKSQGAELTSIFNKITGKEMLWEGNPEFWGRHAPVLFPFVGKLNNNSYTYNGKSFAMGQHGFARDMDFELIEQSENKIQFSLKSSQESKENYPFDFELILGYELAAETIIHTYEIKNGGTTDMLYSIGAHPAYNIEGEFSEYELLFEKPEPHLQRTYLQAGLLDTQKAYTLNNERILALNHQLFAEDALVFENLESDEITLVRNEEKVLTMNFKGFPFFGIWTKPGAPFLCMEPWLGIADVHNFNGDLSEKKGIMTLKADDKINFDYSVSFY from the coding sequence ATGACCTATACCATAGAAAATCAATACCTAAAAGTTTCCGCCAAATCACAAGGAGCGGAACTTACATCGATCTTTAATAAAATCACTGGTAAAGAAATGCTCTGGGAGGGAAATCCAGAATTCTGGGGTAGACACGCACCCGTTCTGTTCCCCTTTGTAGGTAAGCTAAACAATAACAGCTATACATATAACGGTAAGAGTTTCGCAATGGGTCAGCATGGTTTTGCCAGAGACATGGACTTTGAACTCATTGAGCAAAGTGAAAATAAAATACAATTTAGCCTTAAGTCATCTCAGGAAAGCAAGGAGAATTATCCTTTCGATTTCGAACTTATACTAGGCTATGAACTAGCTGCTGAAACCATTATTCATACTTATGAGATAAAAAACGGCGGCACCACCGACATGCTTTACTCCATTGGCGCTCACCCTGCATATAATATAGAAGGAGAGTTTAGCGAGTATGAGCTACTATTTGAAAAGCCAGAACCACACTTACAAAGAACTTATCTACAAGCTGGCTTATTAGATACACAAAAGGCTTATACTCTAAATAATGAGAGGATCTTAGCACTCAACCATCAACTATTTGCAGAAGATGCTTTAGTTTTTGAAAACCTGGAATCAGATGAAATTACCCTGGTTAGAAATGAAGAAAAAGTCCTTACAATGAATTTTAAAGGCTTCCCATTTTTTGGTATTTGGACCAAGCCAGGAGCACCCTTCTTATGCATGGAACCATGGTTGGGCATAGCCGATGTTCATAATTTCAATGGCGATCTTTCAGAGAAAAAAGGCATAATGACGCTAAAAGCCGATGATAAAATCAATTTCGACTATTCAGTATCATTTTATTAA
- the yiaA gene encoding inner membrane protein YiaA has protein sequence MNQSTFTTPTEDSSSTKRDFKGKKLNVSKPSNAFVAVSWCTLIVGMTAYFIGLYNAEMLLNEKGYYFSIIMFGLFSVVSVQKSVRDRLEGIPVTDIYYGISWFSALLSVTLLIVGLWNADLTLSEKGFYGMSFLLSMFSAIAVQKNTRDLQSYPDND, from the coding sequence ATGAATCAAAGCACATTCACAACTCCGACAGAAGATAGCTCTTCTACAAAAAGAGATTTCAAAGGAAAGAAGCTAAATGTAAGCAAACCATCAAATGCTTTCGTGGCAGTATCCTGGTGTACCCTCATTGTCGGAATGACGGCCTATTTTATTGGTCTTTATAATGCTGAAATGCTATTGAACGAGAAAGGATATTACTTTTCAATAATAATGTTTGGCTTATTTTCAGTGGTATCAGTACAGAAAAGTGTCCGCGATAGACTAGAAGGTATTCCTGTGACGGATATCTATTACGGCATCAGCTGGTTCTCCGCCTTATTATCGGTAACCCTGCTTATAGTAGGTCTATGGAATGCCGACTTAACCCTAAGCGAAAAAGGCTTCTACGGCATGAGCTTTCTGCTAAGTATGTTCTCTGCCATTGCCGTACAGAAAAATACCCGCGACCTGCAGAGTTATCCGGATAATGACTAA
- a CDS encoding MBL fold metallo-hydrolase — MIVIIGVAVALVITTYFYMRQDKFGQKPEGERLDAMKKSGHFKDGKFENFHFTPTLTEGYSMLGIAYDRFFKKHPRLNPKDVIPSETTDIQNLSPDQNVLIWFGHSSYFIQNEGKRILVDPVFSGNASPVPGSVTAFPGANNYGVSELPEIDYLFISHDHYDHLDYETIVALKNKVGKVLCGLGVGSHFEKWGYSADQIIEGDWYDEVSLAPGLKAHFTPTRHFSGRGFVRNNTLWTSYVLEFSNRKIYIGGDSGYDTHFADIGKKFGPIDFAILENGQYNKAWEAIHMLPEQTLMAANDLGAKRVFPVHSSKFVLALHPWDEPLSEVSRLNESYNFPLVTPKIGQVVRLDDPDQKFEKWWEAVK; from the coding sequence ATGATTGTAATTATTGGTGTGGCAGTGGCCTTAGTCATAACTACTTATTTCTATATGCGTCAGGATAAGTTTGGGCAGAAGCCAGAAGGGGAGAGATTAGATGCTATGAAAAAGTCTGGCCATTTTAAGGATGGTAAGTTTGAAAATTTCCATTTCACTCCTACTCTTACAGAGGGGTACAGTATGCTAGGAATAGCCTATGACAGGTTTTTTAAGAAGCATCCAAGATTAAATCCAAAAGATGTTATTCCATCAGAAACTACTGATATTCAGAACTTGTCTCCAGATCAGAATGTGTTGATTTGGTTTGGGCACTCATCATATTTCATTCAGAATGAGGGTAAGCGAATTTTGGTAGATCCTGTGTTCAGTGGCAATGCATCGCCAGTGCCAGGTTCTGTTACGGCTTTCCCGGGAGCGAATAACTATGGAGTGAGTGAACTGCCTGAAATAGATTATCTATTCATTAGCCATGATCACTATGATCACCTGGATTACGAAACCATAGTGGCTCTTAAAAACAAAGTGGGTAAGGTGCTTTGTGGATTGGGTGTAGGCTCTCATTTTGAGAAGTGGGGTTATTCTGCTGATCAAATCATAGAAGGCGATTGGTACGATGAAGTAAGTCTGGCGCCAGGTTTAAAAGCTCATTTTACGCCAACAAGGCACTTTTCAGGTAGAGGGTTTGTAAGAAATAATACGCTTTGGACCTCCTATGTGCTGGAGTTTAGCAATAGAAAGATATATATAGGTGGTGACAGCGGATATGATACTCATTTCGCAGATATAGGGAAGAAGTTCGGGCCGATAGATTTTGCTATTCTGGAAAATGGCCAATACAATAAAGCCTGGGAGGCTATTCACATGCTACCTGAGCAAACATTAATGGCAGCTAATGATCTGGGTGCTAAGAGAGTTTTCCCTGTGCATTCATCTAAGTTTGTGCTTGCACTTCACCCATGGGATGAGCCACTTTCTGAAGTTTCCAGGTTAAACGAAAGTTATAACTTTCCCCTTGTAACGCCGAAGATCGGGCAGGTAGTAAGGTTAGATGATCCTGACCAGAAATTTGAAAAGTGGTGGGAGGCAGTGAAATAA
- a CDS encoding DNA-3-methyladenine glycosylase I gives MSYCTAIQTMPEPRKSLHKKYHDHHYGFPIHDDNELLGRLIMEINQAGLSWETILKKEESFRKAYDDFNIQKIAAYTEQDRERLLQDAGIIRNKLKVNAAIENAKKIIELQKEHGSFEKWLEHHHPKTKPEWVKLFKKTFKFTGGEIVGEFLMSIGYLPGAHDEDCVVHQKIIATGPK, from the coding sequence ATGTCATACTGCACTGCGATCCAGACCATGCCTGAGCCGAGAAAGTCTCTACATAAAAAATATCATGATCACCACTACGGTTTTCCTATTCATGATGATAACGAACTGCTAGGCAGGCTAATCATGGAAATTAATCAGGCTGGATTGAGCTGGGAAACAATTCTGAAGAAGGAAGAATCTTTCAGAAAGGCCTATGATGATTTTAATATTCAAAAGATCGCTGCATATACAGAGCAGGACCGGGAAAGGCTGTTGCAAGATGCTGGTATTATACGTAATAAACTAAAGGTGAATGCAGCTATTGAAAATGCCAAAAAGATAATTGAGCTACAAAAGGAACATGGTTCTTTCGAAAAGTGGCTCGAGCACCATCACCCCAAAACCAAGCCAGAATGGGTAAAGCTTTTTAAGAAGACTTTTAAGTTTACCGGAGGTGAAATAGTAGGTGAATTTTTAATGAGTATTGGCTACTTGCCGGGTGCACATGATGAAGATTGTGTAGTTCACCAGAAGATCATAGCCACTGGGCCTAAATGA
- a CDS encoding winged helix-turn-helix transcriptional regulator, with translation MEKKHERNHTECRGMILPVRDALDVINGKWKLPIIIALTFGVKRFSELSREIPGITDRMLSKELRDLELNQLVKRTVHDTFPVTVEYSLTEYGQSLENVIDSLRQWGVNHRKRIMGDKT, from the coding sequence ATGGAAAAGAAGCATGAAAGAAACCACACCGAATGTAGAGGCATGATTTTGCCGGTGAGAGATGCTCTGGATGTCATTAACGGAAAGTGGAAATTACCGATAATTATAGCACTAACCTTTGGCGTAAAGCGCTTTTCAGAGCTGTCTAGAGAAATTCCTGGTATTACGGATAGAATGCTTTCCAAGGAGCTAAGAGATTTGGAACTTAACCAGCTGGTAAAGCGCACGGTGCATGATACTTTTCCAGTTACAGTAGAATATTCACTTACGGAATACGGCCAATCTCTTGAAAATGTGATTGATTCGCTCAGACAATGGGGCGTAAATCATCGTAAACGTATCATGGGCGACAAAACGTAA